A region from the Lolium perenne isolate Kyuss_39 chromosome 4, Kyuss_2.0, whole genome shotgun sequence genome encodes:
- the LOC127293997 gene encoding F-box/kelch-repeat protein At2g44130-like produces MRNSKSRVEECMVEHIELIPGMPDDIAVDCLARVPHDAFRSMRRVCRGWKSAAAAPEFAMARAEAGANEDLVYLLQFGSPAAGDDAPKDDSSAYGVAVYNVTTGEWHRERAAPPMPMFAQCAAVGTRLAVMGGWDSKTFEPVADVHVLDAATGVWHKGTPMRSARSFFACAEAGGKIYVAGGHDKLKNALKTAEAYNVEADGWDPLPDMSEERDECDGMATVAGDKFMAVSGYRTGRQGGFERDAEWFDPATGEWRRLERVRAPPSAAHVVVRGRVWCIEGTAMMEWRGERRGWIEVGPYPPGLKAGTARAVAVGGGERVVVTGAIESGGHALWVFDVKSKNWTVVPPPPEFAGFVFSMASVRV; encoded by the coding sequence ATGAGGAACTCAAAGAGCCGTGTGGAAGAGTGCATGGTCGAGCACATCGAGCTCATCCCGGGGATGCCGGACGACATCGCCGTCGACTGCCTGGCGCGCGTCCCGCACGACGCCTTCCGCTCCATGCGGCGGGTGTGCCGAGGGTGGAAGAGCGCCGCCGCGGCGCCGGAGTTCGCCATggcgcgcgccgaggccggcgcgAACGAGGATCTGGTGTACCTCCTGCAGTTCGGCAGCCCGGCCGCCGGGGACGACGCCCCCAAGGACGACTCTTCGGCCTACGGGGTGGCCGTTTACAACGTCACCACCGGCGAGTGGCACCGCGAGCGCGCGGCGCCGCCGATGCCGATGTTCGCGCAGTGCGCGGCCGTGGGCACCCGCCTGGCGGTGATGGGCGGCTGGGACTCGAAGACCTTCGAGCCCGTGGCGGACGTCCACGTTCTTGACGCTGCCACAGGCGTGTGGCACAAGGGCACGCCGATGCGGTCGGCGCGGTCCTTCTTCGCGTGCGCCGAGGCGGGTGGCAAGATCTATGTGGCCGGCGGCCACGACAAGCTCAAGAACGCGCTCAAAACCGCAGAGGCgtacaacgtggaggccgatggcTGGGACCCGCTGCCGGACATGTCGGAGGAGCGCGACGAGTGCGACGGCATGGCCACCGTCGCCGGCGACAAGTTCATGGCCGTGAGCGGGTACCGCACGGGCCGGCAGGGCGGGTTCGAGCGCGACGCGGAGTGGTTCGACCCGGCGACCGGCGAGTGGCGCCGCTTGGAGCGCGTGCGCGCCCCGCCGTCGGCGGCGCACGTGGTGGTGCGCGGCCGGGTGTGGTGCATCGAGGGCACGGCCATGATGGAGTGGCGCGGGGAGCGCCGAGGCTGGATCGAGGTGGGGCCCTACCCTCCGGGGCTCAAGGCCGGCACTGCGCGGGCGGTGGCCGTCGGAGGGGGCGAGCGGGTGGTGGTCACCGGCGCCATCGAGTCCGGCGGGCACGCGCTCTGGGTGTTCGATGTTAAGTCCAAAAACTGGACCGTGGTGCCCCCTCCGCCGGAGTTTGCCGGCTTCGTCTTCTCCATGGCTTCTGTACGCGTGTGA